The nucleotide sequence CATTTGTTGTTCGTACAACTTCTAAACTTAATGGGTAGAATACAGCAGCAATAGCAACGAGCTCCTCCTCTGAGCTTTTCCATCACTTGTTCAAGGCCTTGGTCCTCGCACGAAGATTCAAAAATATTCCCCTGCAGAGTACCAGCAACACAACAGCAGCTCACCATAGAGATTGTACCAATTACCCGACAAAATGATGGAGGACAGCAATGAGACAATGGACATGGCAAATGGAAGAAGAATGATACCAGCAACAAGCAACAAGGCTATGGAATATAACACGGAACTGTAGAGGCATGTACTGATGATTTACCCACCCTACCACCGGCCAGAACTGCAAAACTCATTAAAGGTAATAATGGCGGATGAAATGCTAGAAATTATTTGAGAGAGAACGCAAACGCAGGCAAGTCCTACAAACCATCCATGCAGTCAACTGCACTGAGGGGTAATCTTTCTTGACTTTCTCCTTTACCTCTGGCCAAGGCCTGCCTGTAGATAGCACTTAGTATCAGCTTGAGAACTTTTTGTGCATGAAAGGGAATTTAAGTTAGTGGATGTGGATTGCTTGTGTAAATCAAATAACCCAGTTTGTGTAAATCAAATAACCCAGTTTGTTAACATTAATAGATTGTTAACAGGTTACGGGCTTTATGTGGATGGTCCTTGCAGAATGAGCTTGGTAATATAAAGAAGAGATCTTGATTCATTTGGGCATCTTGCCGGAATCAagaacttcttctttctcttctcttccccaTTGAGATGAGACTCCGGGTTGCCACCCATTCCTGTAGAAGATCCTTCCGCTGTGATTGCAGGAGCTTCTCCGACAATATGTAAGAGACAATGGCATTGGCCTTGAACTCAAGTCAGCCCTTCGATTGCCATTGCATTCGGTTTTGTAATGTAGCCTCATAGGCAATGATAACTAGATCATGTGATGCATTATTTGGTTTCGTttcgatgtatcatatttcttTCAATTGATATTAGAGAGTGGGATTAGCTTATCATCGTCTTTAAGGCGTAAGGATTAGATTTTGACGATATTTGGAACAACGAATCAATGCATATCCGTTGAATCTAGCATTGGATAGCCTAGGATTTTACCTAGATTTTGAGTTATTCACATTATTTCGTGAAGAACACAAAGAACGACGACGGATTTAGGTTTTTCCACCGTCATTCTCAAGCAAATAGCGTATGTGCAAGAAGCAGAAAATGAATCTCGCGACTAATACTCAACTAGTAAGGACTTCTAGTCAACTGCTAGGCTAAAATTCACGTACATAATGTTTTCAGCTCGACTGGGTAGTTCGACCGATGCTATCAGTCGATTGTTATAAGGACCTAGTTGATTGCTACGGTGAAATTAGCGTACAGAAAGTTTTCAGCTCATCTCGACAGTTCGATCGATGTTATTCGTGGGGTTGCGTACAAAATGATTTCAACTCAATTGGGAAGTTCGACCGAtgctatcagtcgactgctaaggATCAATCCACTGGTGTCCACGGGATCATCTACAGAATAATTCCAAAACAATTGGTGGATTTGACTAATGCATGCCATAAGGACTAGTCGACTAGTGTAGATGAACTCGTGAAGAAAAGCCTTTTGACTCAATTGATGAGTTTGACTATTGTAAACCAGTCGACTGTCGTTCACTATCAATCACCTAGTGTGTTTGGGACTTGGCATATAAGGTGTACCAATCGATTAGTTTTTCTTGTGTTTTTCTTGTGTTTTTCTTCTCATTTGCTACTTAGTCAAATCAATACAATCGTCGAAGCAAAAACTAATAGATAAGGCTAGGGATATTTGTGTAGATGGATGTATATCCATACACAAGATGGTTGGCCCAAAGGAAAATCATTCTTTATGTCATGTTTAAGGAAGTTCATAAATTAAGTTTGACTTCTTATTCATGCATGTTACGTGTCAACCTAAAGAAGACACGATATGCGGCTAGTTAAAAGTATTGTGAGTGataattgaaaacataaattaatttaaaaagttcATAAATAAAGTTAATCATGTGCATAATGCATCGGCTCAAAGGAAGACGAATTATATATCAAATGAAGACAATTATAAGTTGTTTAGTAAGTACCACTAGCAAGTTATATTTTagtccaaaaattttaaaaatgtttcacTAGGTATCTCAATAAATGCTCATACAGTTGTATATTTTGATTGTTGCATTTATATTACTGCACAACtataaatatacatgctttgttTAGTATATTGAGTTATGTTTTTTTGCTTTTGTTTATGTAGCAGTCTCAATATTTGCTAATCTGAATAATATCCCTGTGCTTACCAACGCAAACTTTGGACAATAGAAAGAGTATATTATGGTATTATTAGGATGCATAGATCTAGATTTTGCATTTAGGCATGATCGTCTGCACCCTTATCCACTAAAAGTACTATGGATCAAAAGGCGATTTTTGACAAGTGGGAGTGATCAAATAACATGTCTAATAATCATGAAGATGTCAATTCTGGAATCAATTAGTGGTTCAATTATTGAGAATGAAGATACTAAAACTTTTATTAGGGAATTAGCAGACGAATCAATTCGTCTCAAATGAAAAGGCGAAACTACCACACTTCTCGTAAAGTTGGTGCCCATGCGGTATAATGGGAAGGGTAATATGAAGGAGTAAATCATGGAAATATCAAATTTAGTTATAAGGTTTAGGACACTaaagttaaaaatatttgaaagcaTAGCTGTTAACCTCATCCTAATCTATTTGCCTACACAGTCCACTCTTTTTAAGATAAGTTACAATACTCAAAAGGAGAAGTGAACACTAAATAAACTTATAACTTAGTATGTATAGGAAGAAGATAGATTAAGACATAACATATCTCATCGTGCTCACTTTACATCGTCATCTCAACACTCGAACAAGAAGAGGAAAAAAAGGTAAGGGTAAGGGCAAACAACCTGTACTGACTGGGGATTTAGGGCATAAAATGCAAAAGCAATAAGATCCAGACTCAACTTGTTAATTTGGTTAAAAGAATGATTATATGAAAAAAGATTATCCCAGATACATCAATTGGTATGTCAATAAAGGTatacttctcaactttgttaatTCAAAAATCAACCTACTATACTTAATAACACTTAGTGGatcgatatgggagcaactactcATATAAGTATAACTATGTTGAGTTACCTATGGAGCCGAATGTCAATTGATACCGAAAGATTCATTTATACGAGAAAGAAGGCCAAAGTAGAGGTTATAGGTATCTTTAGCGTTTGCCTTGAGAACAATGTACTTTTAAAtttggaaaatacatttgtagtgCGATCATTTAAATGGAACTTAATCTCTATTTCATGTTTGGATAAATTTAGATATACTTGTTCATTTGGAAatgaaaaattcaatattttttttaattttatattatgtgATATTGGTTCTTTGATTGATAAACTATACAGATTAGCCACTAAAACTTATACGGATAATATTGTGATGCATAGTATATGTACGAAACGGACGTTGATAAATAAGAATGCATCCATGTTGTAGCATAGACGTTCAGGGCATAGCTCTAAATAACACCTAGAGAGGTTAATATCACTAGAAATTTTCAATTCCCTTGATATACCATATTTTGGTGAATGCATTGAGTGTATCAAGGAGAAAACaactaataaaaataataaagattCAAGACAATGGAGTCTTAGAACTGATATATACGGATATATGTGGATAGTTCCCTGAAACTTTTTGGAATAGTCAAGCATACTTTATGTTTTATGGACGACTATTCGCGATATGGATACATGTGCCTAATTCATGAGAAGTCTCAATCCCTAGACATGTTCAAACTTTTTAAAgacgaagttgaaaatcaactaggtaagaagATTAAGATCGTAAGATCAaaccgtggtggtgaatactatgGTAGATATGACAAATCAAGTGAACAACGTCCTGAGTCATTTGCGAAATACCTTGTTGAGTGCAGAACTGTGGCGCAATATATCATGTTTGGAACCCCTCACCAAAATGGTATAGCAGAGCGACGAAATCGGACCCTAAAGGCATGGTGAAGAGTATGATGACATTTTCTTCTCTACCAGAATTTTTAGAGGGTGAGACACTCAAGACTGCAGTGCACTTACTCAATAGATTTTAGTAAGACGGTAACGAAAACCTTATACGAGTGCGGATAGGTAAAATGTCTAATATTAGCCATTTGCATATCTGGTGTCGTCCAACTAAGTCTAGGCCTTATAGGCCTAACGAaagaaaattggatacaaaaacTACTGTCATTTTATAAGATCCTCTGAAAAGTCAAGGGCTTCAAATTTTTCAACCCCTTGAGTAAAATCTTTTTTAAGACAAATAATAGTAAATTCATTAAAGATGGTGGGAGCACTAAAGTTAGGGAAATATCACTTGAGGAAAACATTGGTGATCCTAATATAGTAACTACTGATAGATAGTGAAATGATTATCATTCCACAGATAGCGGAAGTTGTACAATAAGAATGGGTAGTGAACCACAATATTCCCATATCACCTCCAATTCAATGGAAAGTACATCGGCTCAAATAAAGTTATTCCCTCTTACGGTTGAGCATAACTCTCAATCACCTCAAGATCAAGTGTCATTAAGAAAAACCATTAAGGAGAGGAGATCTACAATGTCTCGTGATTATGTATATCTCCAAGAGCACAAGTTTAACATTGAGTTAGAAGATGATCTCACATCTtttcaagaagtcaaacaatgcccTAATTAGGAAAAGTGGATTGGTAAAATCTATTGgttgtaaatgaatatttaaaaccaAACGGGATCCACATGATAATGTGAAAAAGTATAAGACTTGCCTAATCGCTAAGGGATTCACTCAAAAAGAGgtcattgattacaaggagactttttCGTTGATTTCGACGAAAGACtcttagggtaatcatgacatttgtagctcattatgatcaGAGCTCCATCAAATAAATGTTAAGACTACATTTCTCAATGGTGCAGAGAACTAAATTGAGGAAACTCTAGACATGGTGCAGAGAACTTTACGTCAGGAGATTCAAAACacctactatataaattaaagaAGTTCATTTTTGGTCTAACGCTTACATCTCGTCAATGGTACCAGAAATTTGATTAAGTGATTTCTTCATATGATTTTAAGGAAAATCAATTGATCAATGTTTATATATCAAGTTGGGAGCAAGTTTATTATATTTGTTCTATATGTGGTCGATATTTTGTTGACAAGCAATGATAAGGGTCTTCTACTATAAATCAAGTCATTTCTACCAATTGAATTTTAAATGAAAGATCTTAGTGATGTATCCTTTATCTTAGGTATACAGATTGTTTGTGATCGTTCAAAGTGCACACTTGGACTATCACAAAAGGCTTGTATAGAAAAGGTGCTCATTCGTTATAACATGCAAAATTATGCTCCTAACAAAACTCCTGTGTCAAAGGGTGATAGACTTAGCTAACAACAATGTTCGCACCATAAACTTGAAATTAAGAAAATGCAACAATTCTCTTATGCATCAGTAGTAGGGAGTTTAATGTATGCTCAAATATGTACATGTTCGAATCTTGCGTACATTGTGGAGATGTTAGATAGATATTTGAGTAAGCCTGAACCAAAGCATTGAAAAAATGTAGAGGATTATGCAGTATTTGCAAAGAAATAATGATTAAATGCTCATATATTGGAAATCAGGTCATCTGGAGATAATTTGATATTCGGACTTTAATTTTGCAAGATGCTTATATAGTAGGAAGTTCACCTCAAGTTATGTTTTCATGTTGGTAGGAGGGATTATATCATAGAAAAGTGTAAAACAAACGTTAATAGACATCTCCACAATGGATGCCGAATTTATAGTCTACTAGGAAGCATCCAACCATGGGATATAGATGCAGAACCTTATGACAAGATTACATATCATTGGGGGTATTGACAGGCCATTGAGGATTGATAATAAAGCTAAATTATATTTCAAGAATAACCACAATTCGTCGAAGTCTAAACATATCCACATAAAATTTTTTATGGGTAAAAAAAGAGTTCAGAGTGATCAAATAACGATAAAACATATAAGGACATATTTCGTGTTAGCGGATTCGCTCACCAAGGGTGTGTCAACCAAAGTGTTTAATCAGTATGTGCTGAATATGGGGGTTCTTCATTTTGACGAAGTACTCATTTGATAGAAATCAGCATTTGGTGTAATGCTCTATATTAATGAACACATGTATTTTTGGCTTATTGTATGTACTAAAGTTCTACATGTGTATAAAGTTTTGACTCTCTAACATAAAAACATCATGATTTACTATTATGCTTTTGCATACGATATTTGTAAATGTGATGTAAGACTCTATTTTGAGTCATAAGGTTAAATCATGGTTTACTATGGCGGTTTGACACAAAATATCGGTAAACATAATTTGGGCCTAGTTTGGGGGTCATAAGGACTATTGATTAATCACATTTCGTGTTATTTTCATACTACACACCCACATTTGATTTATGTCATTAATAAATTAGTAATATGACTACTGTTGGGTCTTATTGCAATTATGGTAACTCTAACTTAGTCATGTACTAATAGAATTAATGGACTAGATTATTTAAGGGATATTTTACCCATAAAATTTTGGCATGTTAAACTCAACTAAGTTGTATGGTGTATATGGTATCATGTATAATCCAAGTGAGAGATTGAAGGATTAAGTCTCCATAAAGTGGGCTAATACGTGAATTAAGACATACAACAATTGTCATTAAGAATTAAACCTCATCAAGTGATCTAATGCATAGTGAATGAAAGGGGGTTTAAGTTATTGGATATGAATTGCTTGTGTAGATCCAATAACCGGGTTTGTTAATATTAATGGGTTGATAACAGTTTATGAACTTTATGTGGGTGGTCCCTGCAAGATGGTCTGGTATATAAGGAAGATCTTGATTCATTTGGGCATCTTGCTAGAATCaagagcttcttcttcctcttctcttccccATTGAGACGAGATTCCGGGTTGCTGCCCGTTCCGGTAGAAGATCCTTACATTGTGATTGCCGGAGCTTCTCCGGCGACAAGAGACAATAGCATTGGCTTTGGACTCAAGTCAACCCTCCGGTTGCCATTGCATTCGGTTTTGTAATGTAGTCTTACAGACAATGATAACTAGATCCTGTGATGCATTATTTGGTTTTGTTTCGATGTATCATATTGCTTTCATATCGTACAAAAGAAACTATTGGATTATGCAATCTAGGTTCGACAAGACAAATCATACACTTAATCAGCAACGAGCATTAAAAGTATCCGATGAAGTTTTCCTTTTTGTATAATACGAgaagaaatataaatattatgCTTCAAAGAAACTTACTCTCGACGATCAACCCATAGTACATCAAGAAAAGGAAATGGTTCCAGGGTGAAGATGTCACCTGCTCCAGGAGCACCTGAAGGAAACAACGTGCAAGTCAAAATCTATTAACAAAGACTCCTGTAGACATGATGTGCTATGATAATTTTGAAACAATATGAACGCTAACCAAGGAAACAACAGTAGGGCATGATGTGCTATGATTATAACAACAGATATTTATAGGCATCGTATGTAAAGTTATAAGAACCATTGATGTTTGACCTTAACCCACCCCAGCTTAGGTATCAATCAATAATCTAAACTACAGATATGCTCATTGGTGAAGTCGTCTAGAGGATTTTGCTCCATGATTTATAGCCAACACAATTATCTAGATAAATAAATACAGTCACAAAGCTCAATCCGTTTGAATTATCTAATGATTTGATCAAAAATTAGGGGGTTAAACAGATTGGCAAAAAGGCAACAAGTTATGGACTTAACATTGAAAATCAGGTATGATGTTGTCATGTATGTTGTCTTGATTCAAGAGATAGACAACTTCAGATGAAATTTTCCTCAAGGATATTCTCCTATGCCGCATGGCGGAGGAGGGGCTTATTCTTGGATTCACTAGAATCCATTGGAAAGATCAGCGGAAATGATAACAGGCTACTCTCCTaggtggagattgttggaccAGCAAGAGGGGCTACTCCATCTCTGTAACTCTTTAGAAGTTGGGCACAAAGCTCCCTTATGTTTGCCTCCACCTACAAAACCCACCCTAATGTTGAGAGAGCAGATTTTTTTCAAAGAGCTCCATTACCTTGGAAGCTTACCACAAGAGTCATGGTTCACTGGCGTCTATTTCAATCGCACTCTTGATAGATCAGAGCACCTTAATTTTCAGGTAATCAAGGAGCCTCCAGTCTCCTATTCAATAAAATGGGCAAGAGCTTTGTGATTTAGCACTTTAAGGTAAGAGATTTACTTGGAGTCATGTTAGAGGAGGGGACACATGTTTTGCAAGATTGGACTTAATTCAAACTTGGCAACTTGCA is from Zingiber officinale cultivar Zhangliang chromosome 7B, Zo_v1.1, whole genome shotgun sequence and encodes:
- the LOC122006190 gene encoding peroxisomal membrane protein PMP22-like, whose product is MGAVVKKGWENYMLQLQLHPLRTKMLTAGVLAGISDSAAQKLSGIPKIQLRRLLLKVLFGFAYGGPFGHYLHKLLDIIFKGKKDSKTVAKKVLLEQVTSSPWNHFLFLMYYGLIVESRPWPEVKEKVKKDYPSVQLTAWMFWPVVGWVNHQYMPLQFRVIFHSLVACCWGIFLNLRARTKALNK